TCTTCTTTAGGCACTATGCTATATCCGagtaatttcttatttcatgtgGCTGAATTCTACATTTACCTTTTTGTTAGTCAGTCACATGTTGACTGTGGGACAAAGTCTATTGCAAAGAGATGCACCTTATGCAGAGAAATATAGGTATGTTTCTTTGAAGACAAAAGTTGGATATTTGTCATTTTTTGTGTTGCATTGTGAAATTCTAATTATCTAGTATATCTTAAAGTTGTGCCTGTAAGTTGTAATAGTGGATTTAGAACTACTCTACCTTATCATGGCGGACAAATGTTATTTTCCATAGCATATTATCACAGGCTTAACTCTTCTAAGTACACGTTTGACTTTTGCTCTTTGACTACGCCACTGCGAGTACTAGCAAAACAATCTTGGAGAGTGATTTAGGGTGGTTAAGTATATATGTATGCACAAATAACTTGGAAAATTTCTAGAGAGAATGGATCCGTTTGGATGGgactttaaaaacatttttagtgttttataaggaaaaaaaattcaatgtgTGTTTGGACAagttgttttcaaaatttttgcaggaatcattttaaaaaattgttttccaagttaaattttaaaaataactgaaatatattttttgttgtttttaaaataaaaaacgcTGGTAAAATATATGGTCAAATTGTAAATGAGTTATtccttttcaattttttttttctcaaatctcCCTTCCCATGCTAAAAATGCAAACTTTTTATCTCCCTACTTTTCATCTCAGCCTGCCTTCGTTGCCTCCGCCCAAACCCTAATAGACAGGTTACCATTAGGATTAGTCATATGGCATTTATGTTTAGTTCCAGTGGTCATGAGTGACATGTTTGATCCGGAAGGATGATAAGGTAACTGTTTGATGAAATGATTTTGTGAGAAACTTGGGTTCGTATAATTTTTAACATTTGGTGCTAGTGCATGTAATTTTACGGTCTAGTTTTCAGATTGACTCCTGTGAGAGATTGGGCGTGGGGCAGGTGCATGGTGTAGGGGTGAAGAAGGCGAAAAGAAATGAAATTACTCGACCTGCCCATTAGTTGGGCCGATTTGTGTTAGTCCTACcctaaattaattatgtggtctAATTATAACTATCTTGGATCCTTATGAAGTTGTGCACATAGAATGAATTAATGAAACAACTCAGATTTAGATTCTTGCTCAGTGTCAATTCTCTTACTTGAATTACTTAGTGTACCAACTCAAATGTGGAATGCATCGAGATCAAgtcgttaaattttttttactataaattATGTCTTTTTGCTTTCAACATTTTAAATGATAACTTGTACGTTTTAAATTGCATATAGTTAATAGTGCATTaaatgagaaaaagaaaaagaaaaagaaataaaatcaaGCACAAACGTATGAGATGAGGTGAAGAAAAATAAGAGAACCTCTTAATCGTAAACAATAAAACAGATGAGAAGaaagaaaattataattaaaatttttatatagaATGGTTGTCCAAACACattcttaattatttttctctttaaattgTTTTTTGAAATAATTGTCCAAACACTTTTTTAACTGGAAAAACTATTTTATATCATAGTTGTCCACACAAATATTTATTcataaaaaacttttaaaacattttataaaaaattaataatttttttttataaaaatgttttataaGTATTTGTCAAAACAGAgacaaaatatcataattttgttGAATGCAGAATGAGTTGTGAAATTCTTGAATGTGATTTTCAAATGAACTCATGCCTTTATGTATGGAAGTTGTCTCCAAGAATGGATGATGACTAAGACCAATTGAATATCATAGGCTTCTATTGCTAGAAATCACTACACTTGTCTTCTCAATAATATAAAAGAGTCTTGGAATAGTGTAAATCTTCAGTCTCCACATTTTGCTATATTTCCCCAGAAGCTTTAGACTTGGTCCTTTACACAACGTTCTAGATCATTTCATATGAACATAAAATGTTCAAGTTTTGTCTGCCACCTTCTAGGCCATTCTGTATGAACCTAGAAACTTCAAGTCATTTCTCCTTCTCAACTACTATGAAATATTTCTTTGCCTTAAAGGAAATATTAAAGCATTCAAGAAGGTTCCGGATGCCACCAAGCCTTTGTAATAGCTTTCTTAGCCATAATCCTTGCTTTTGTTGTGCTTCGAAACTATCGTGTCATGGCAATATTATCCTTTGCGTCGATGATTCCTACCAGATGAGATCCTCAATATGGTTTGCGAGGTATTCGTTTTAAAAAAGTGCGAAAAATTCACATTTGTTTGATAAATTTCGTCTCAGATTTGGATTTCACCAGCCTCCATTTAATAGCGTCAATCATCTGCATCTCCATTGCTTTGCACTTCCATTTGCACCCAGGTGAGATGTTTGATCCCCTATAACATTATAAAACaagtattttggtcatatatcTTCTTTTATAAGTTTCATTCTAATCCTGGTAAGTTTTAAATACTCTATTTGGTGttaaaattcaaaaacagaTGGAAAAGGATAAAATACTCGTCCTTAGGACCGATTGGTGGATTCATTGAAGTTGAGAAGTTGCTGGAAAGGATAAAACCTACATTCGTCCCTCTAAGTCATTGATTTCGTTTACTTCAATTGATATGCTTTGGCTTAAATGTAGCACCCACCCAGTTACTATGTTCTTGTGTGTAAATTTGTGGGACCCTTGAGATAGTTTATTGAATCCATAAGCTGAAGAGTGGAAGAGGATAGCTTGGATGCACCCAAAATTTACACCTTTTTTCTGGGACTGAAATGTCCTTGTCAGTTTATCCAAACTCTGATGTTTGAATTTGTGAAGATTTCATTGAAAGAAAGTAGTattgtatttgaggatgatgaagTATCACAATCTGTGTACGTGTGGCTGCTGATCAGTTCTTTTCTACTGTTGGGGTGAATAGTATGGGCACCTTATGGGCAAGATTTTAGTTTCAAATACAACAAGCCCGATTAAATACGGTGGCTAACCGGatcaaatttataaaataaatttggtcaactaatttttttttaaaaaaatgatttcaatatatttgaaatacaatatactttttttaaaaaaactgacatctcttttttttgaaaaaatagtcgacatgattttttttttaaaaaaaaaaaccttgatAACCGTGTCAGGTACTTCCGATCATATATCCTTCCCCAAAAATCAAAATGTCTCGATCTCGAAAGTGTCTTTATAATAAagtaaaaatttgtgagatGGTTTTATGGATCGtatttttgtgagacatatcttttatttgatttatcctataaaaaaatattattttttatgttaagagtattaatttttattgtgaatatcgataagattgatccgtctcatagataaagattcgtaagatcgTCCACAATAGACCTACTCTTATAAGAATGTCCGTTGACGTCAATAAATTTGATAGTTCTTTGCCAAAAATTACCAAATATTCTTATgacataaattttaattataaatgcACACAATGTATTGGATATTTTACTACTCCATTTTTTTCAAAAGAAATATTTGATATTTACTATTCTTTTAGAACGACCAAGAGTCCAAGATGGTCTCACCCAAAAAAAAGGACCATTGATTTGAAACAAAATATACAATAGAATAGATACATCTAGGTATGTGTGCATGTTATTATGTTGAGtgcaattttcttttcttttcttttctttttaaatttcatGTTTTAGTACTCCAAAATAAAAAAGTACGTATACAATTTGACGGTTGTCGGAACCTTTGCTGAAACTTTAAAgaatgtgtattttattttgttttttggtTGGCCTTGATTTTTCAAGCTTGATTACCTAATTCACTACATAACAAAAACAATCACAATTATAATTACTATAATCAGTTcagataataataaaaaaaaaacccccAAAATATTTCAGCTCTTTGTTAAAATGCGGGATGTAACATTCTTCTTTTCCTCATACTTTCTGGTCGAggaattttttttcctaattaAACAACCAATTCTAACCCGAGACTTCTTCAGTTTTGAGGTTTAATAATTTCCATTACACGAAATGAGCGTGATGTAACATTCTTACGACAATATTTTGGTAGCAAAGTgggtctatatatatatattaaaacaaTGTCACAATTCCATTTTGTAAAATATGTCTGCTATTTGAGTcgttaatgaaaaaatattatttattattgtaaatatgagtagAGTTGATCTGTCTTATAGATAAAGATCCGTAAAAATCATCTTACAAGAAACCTACTAATTAATTAATCGTTATACCTGCCACAATTGCATTGGCATATTATTATTGCAAGGTCagaaaatttatttaacaaTAGTCGTTTAAAGAGCACTATATTTTATTGGCAAAAAAAAGTaacatatttattattattattattattattattaggaGCATTGAGGATAAGATAATGGCATAAAAAGCGTTGCCGGTTTAGTATTAGATGCAATGATTGGCGATTATTGTAGGGTCCATAGTTAATTGCCCTACTTTATTACATAATTCaattataaacaataaatatgtatatatatttttggatatgttaataataatttatcCTATATTAGAGTATTGTCCCAATATATATAGAATATATGTAATTAATAATCTAACATACATTTAAATGAAGTTTATAATTTTATGGTTGGTAATGTTGACATATATAGATAAGATACCATTTATTTTCTCAGAAATGGTTGAAATTGAGACAGTTAAGAAACTAATCTTGATTAAACTTTTTTAAATAGAATTAGCTCTCTTTATTACAAATTATCATACCGAGggttactttttttaaaaaataatttgttaTTAGATCTTTTATGAGATCGTTTCGTGAATCTATATTTATAAGTCG
This window of the Primulina tabacum isolate GXHZ01 chromosome 4, ASM2559414v2, whole genome shotgun sequence genome carries:
- the LOC142542799 gene encoding bifunctional adenosine 5'-phosphosulfate phosphorylase/adenylylsulfatase HINT4; this translates as MIKAAEKIGGMAATVTASCVFCQISTSSTSATLLHQDGKVVAFQDINPSAFRHYLVIPIEHIPTVKDLQRRSEDFSLVSHMLTVGQSLLQRDAPYAEKYRFGFHQPPFNSVNHLHLHCFALPFAPRWKRIKYSSLGPIGGFIEVEKLLERIKPTFVPLSH